In Pseudomonas oryzihabitans, the DNA window AAGCTGTCGAGTGCCCGTTCCAGCACGAGACCCTGCTGCAGAACCAGAACAACACCAAGACGCCGGCCCTGAGCCGCGCCTGCTGCAAAGGAGTGTCCATGCCGCGCACCCTGAATGTGCTGCCGCCGGAGAAAGGTGTCTGCCTGATCACCCTCCAGCGCCCCGAGGCGCTGAATGCCCTCTCCACCGAACTGCTGGGCGAGTTGGCACAAGCCCTGGAAACAGCCGAACGGGAGCCTGAGGTCCGCGTCGTGGTCCTCACCGGCAGCCGCAAGGCCTTCGCCGCGGGCGCCGATCTCAAGGAGATGGCCGAACGGGATCTGATCGGTACCCTCGAAGACCCCCGGGTCCGCCACTGGCAACGCATCGCCGCCTTTTCCAAACCCCTGATCGCCGCGGTCAACGGCTTCGCCCTGGGCGGTGGCTGCGAGTTGGCCATGCATGCCGACATCCTCATCGCCGGCCGCGACGCCCGCTTCGGCCAACCGGAAATCAATCTCGGCATCATCCCCGGCGCGGGTGGTACCCAGCGCCTGCTGCGGGCGGTCGGCAAGTCCCAGGCCATGCAGATGGTGCTCACCGGCGAGGCCATCGATGCCTGCCAGGCCCAGCGCGTCGGCCTGGTCAGCGAGATCACCCAACCCGAACTCACCGTCGAGCGCGCCCTCGAAATCGGCCGACTCATCGCGGCCAAGGCGCCACTGGCGGTGCGCCTCGCCAAGGAGGTGCTGCTCAAGGCGCAAGACGTGGATCTCGCCAGCGGGCTGAAGATCGAGCGCCAGGCCTTCATCATGCTGGCGGGCACCGCGGACCGCACCGAAGGCCTTCGCGCCTTCCAGGAAAAACGCCCGCCGCGCTTCGTCGGCCGCTAAGCCCTTTCCGCCTCTGCCCTGGAGCCAGTCCCATGACCTTCGAACACCTGCTGTTCTCCGTCGAAGACGGCGTCGCCCTGCTCAGCCTGAATCGGCCGGAGCAGCTCAACAGCTTCACCCCGCCGATGCACCTGGAGCTGCGCGAGGCCCTCAAGCAGGTGCGCCAGACGCCCGAGGTGCGGGTGCTGCTGCTGACCGGTGAAGGGCGCGGCTTCTGCGCCGGCCAGGATCTCTCCGATCGCAATGTGGCACCCGAGGCGGCGATGCCAGATCTCGGCGCCTCCATCGAGACCTACTACAACCCCCTGATCCGCGCCCTGCGCGACTTGCCCATGCCGGTCATCTGCGCCGTGAACGGCGTGGCCGCCGGCGCCGGGGCCAATATCCCCCTGGCCTGCGACCTGGTCCTGGCCGCACGCTCGGCGAGTTTCATCCAGGCCTTCTGCAAGATCGGCCTGATCCCCGACTCGGGCGGCACCTGGATGCTGCCACGCCTCATCGGCATGGCCCGCGCCAAGGCGCTCGCCCTGCTGGGTGAACGTCTCACCGCCGAACAGGCCGCCGACTGGGGGCTGATCTACCGGGTGGTGGACGACGCCGAACTGCGCAGCGAAGCCCTCAAGCTTGCCCGCCATCTCGCGACCCAGCCCACGGCCGGACTGGCGCTGATCAAGCGCAGCCTGAACGCCAGTTTCGACAATAGTTTCGACGAGCAACTGGACCTGGAGCGCGACCTGCAACGCCTGGCCGGGCGCAGCGACGACTATCGTGAGGGTGTCAGCGCCTTCATGGCCAAGCGCTCCCCCACCTTCAGGGGCCGCTGAGATGGTTGCCTTGCCAGAGACAGCGCGGATCGCGGTCATCGGCGCCGGGGCCATGGGCGCCGGCATCGCCCAGGTCGCGGCCCAGGCCGGCCACGAGGTGCAGCTCTACGACAACCGCCCCGGCGCCGCTGTCCGGGCCATCGATGGCATCGCCTGGCAACTCGGTCGGCTGGTGGAAAAGGGCAAGCTGGAGGGCGCCACGCGCGACGCCATCCTCAGTCGCCTGCGGCCCGCGGTGTCCCTCGACGCCCTGGCCGAGGTCAGCCTAGTGATCGAAGCCATCGTCGAGGACCTCGCGGTCAAAGGCGCGCTCTTCGCGCAACTCGAAGCCCTCTGCGCCCCTGACTGCATCCTCGCCAGCAACACCTCTTCGCTGTCCATCACGGCGCTGGCTGCGGGCCTCGAGCGACCCGAGCGGCTGGCCGGCCTGCACTTCTTCAATCCCGCGCCGCTGATGGCGCTGGTCGAGGTGGTCAGCGGCCTGGCCACCGACGCGGCGGTGGTGGAGACGCTGCTGGCCACCGCCCGTCGCTGGGGCAAGCGCCCGGTCCGCACCCGCTCAACCCCCGGTTTCATCGTCAATCGCGTCGCCCGCCCCTTCTATGCCGAGAGCCTGCGCCTGCTGCAGGAAGGCGCCGCCAGCTGCGCCTCGCTGGATGCGCTGCTGCGTGAGGCCGGTGGCTTCCGCATGGGCGCCTTCGAGCTGACCGACCTCATCGGCCAGGACATCAACTATGCCGTCACCTGCTCGGTGTTCAACGCCTATCACGGTGATCCGCGCTTTCGGCCCTCGCTGATCCAGAAGGAGCTGGTCGATGCCGGCCGCCTGGGCCGCAAGAGCGGCCAGGGCTTCTATGACTATCGCGAAGGCGCGACCCGTCCGGCTCCAACCGAATTGGAAAGCGCCGCCACCGTCGACGGCTGCGTGCTGGAAGGCGACCTCGGCGTGGCCCGGTCATTGGTGCAGCGCCTGCGGGCCACGGGGATCGCCGTCACCGAGCGGGCCGGTAGCGGCCTGTTGCGAGTGGGCGATGCGGTACTGGCCCTGAGCGACGGGCGCCTGGCGAGCGAGCGCGCCCGGCAAGAGGGCCTGCGCAATCTGGTCCTGTTCGATCTGGCGCTGGACTACGGCACGGCTAGCCGCCTGGCCATCAGCTGGGCAGCCGACACCACCCCCCTGGCCCGTGATCAGGCCGTCGCCCTGTTGCGCCACGCCGGCCTCAAGGTCACACCGATCCGCGACCTGCCCGGTCTGCCGGTGCTACGCACGGTGGCGATGCTGGCCAATGAAGCGGCCGATGCCGTCCTGCATCAGGTGGCGTCCGCCGCGGACGTGGATCTCGCCCTTTGCGCTGGCGTCAATTACCCACTTGGGCCACTGGCCTGGGCGGAGGCGATCGGCCTGGGACTGGTACTGACCACCCTGGAAAACCTGCAGCGCAGCTATGGTGAGGATAGGTATCGACCCTCGCTGCTGTTGCGCCGAACCCTGGCCGAAGGAGGTCGCCTGCATGAATGACGCCCATTCGCAGCCCCTGGCCGAGGCCTGCGCCGAAGCCCTGCTCAGTCGCGACCGCGCCTCTCGCCAGCTGGGCATCCAGCTGCTCGACGTCGGCCCCGGCAGCGCCCGCCTGAGCATGCTGGTCACGCAAGACCACCTGCAGGGCTACGGCACCTGCCACGGCGGCCTGCTCTTTACCCTGGCCGACTCGGCCTTTGCGGTCGCCTGCAACACCTACGACCAGGCCACGGTCGCGAGCGGTTGCAGCATCGATTTTCTGGCCCCGGCCCAAGCGGGAGACCGCCTGGTGGCGACCGCCATCGAGCAGAGCCGGCGGGGTCGCACCGGCCTCTATGACGTCCGTATCGACAACCAGCAGGGCCAGCTTATCGCCCTGTTCCGCGGCAGAGCCTACCGCGTGCATGGCCCGGTGTTGGTACAGGAGACCCGTGAGGAGTGATGCCCTCTGAACCCGGACGCCTGAGCAACGCCCAGGCATTGCGCAAAGGCCGCCCGCAGCCTCCAACACAACTTTCGAGTGACGCCATGAACCTGCCCCTCGACGCCAATCGTGCCCTGCTCGACCCGCTGGAGATCGCCAGCCTAGACAGCCTGCGCCAGCATCAGCTGGACCGGCTGCGCTGGAGCCTGAAGCACGCCTACGAGAACGTACCCCTGTATCGCCGGCGTTTCGAGGAGGCCCAGGTGCACCCGGACGACCTGCACTCCCTGGACGATCTGGCGCGTTTTCCCTTCACCGGCAAGAGCGACCTGCGCGATCACTATCCCTACGGCATGTTCGCCGTGCCCCAGCACGAGATCGTGCGCTTGCACGCCTCCAGCGGCACCACCGGCAAGCCAACGGTGGTGGGCTATACCCAGGGGGACATCGATACCTGGGCCAGTGTCATGGCCCGCTCGATTCGCGCCGCGGGCGGTCGCAAGGGTGACCGGGTGCATATCGCCTATGGCTACGGCCTGTTCACCGGCGGGCTGGGCGCCCATTACGGCGCCGAGCGCCTGGGCTGCACCGTGATCCCGATGTCGGGCGGCCAGACCGAGAAGCAGGTCCAGCTGATCCGCGACCTGCAACCCGACATCATCATGGTCACCCCTTCCTACATGCTCAACCTGGCGGACGAGATCGAACGCCAGGGCGTGGACCCGCACGAATTGCGGCTGCGCCTGGGCATCTTCGGCGCCGAACCCTGGACGGCCGAACTCCGCCGTGTGGTGGAAGAGCGCCTGGGCATCGTCGCCCTCGACATCTACGGCCTCTCCGAGATCATGGGGCCTGGCGTGGCCATGGAGTGCGCCGAAACCAAGGACGGCCCCACGGTGTGGGAAGACCACTTCTATCCGGAGATCATCGATCCGGTCAGCGGTGCCGTGCTGCCGGATGGTGAATACGGCGAGCTGGTCTTCACCTCGTTGAGCAAGGAAGCCCTGCCGATGATCCGCTATCGCACCCGCGACCTGACCCGCCTGCTGCCGGGTACCGCCCGCCCCATGCGGCGCATCGACAAGATCACCGGGCGGAGCGACGACATGCTCATCATCCGGGGCGTCAACGTCTTTCCGACCCAGATCGAGGAGCAGGTGCTCAAGGCCGGCATCCTGGCCGAGGTCTATGAACTCCACCTGTCCCGCCAGGGCAACCTGGACAGCATCGAGGTGCATGTGGAACTTCGGCACGAACTCCAGCACCTGGCCGCCACCGAACAGGCGCAAATCGCCCAGGAACTGGCACGGCAGATCAAGACCCACGTCGGCATCAGTACCAGGGTCCTGTTGCAGCCCTGCCACAGCCTCAAGCGCTCGGAAGGCAAGGCCTGCCACGTCTACGACTGTCGTCAGCGCGCCTGAGCCACCGCCACTCTCCAGACGCGAGGGCGGCGCCTCGGTGCTCGGTCCCAAAGCCGTCTTTCTCGCCTACGCTGTGCGTGAATCGATCGGATCACGGGCCGGGCAGGCGCTTGCCAACCGTGGGTTCCCCGCAAAGCGGCGCCTCTAGCGGATGTCATGGCCACAGGTGATCCACCAGCGGCCCTTCAGGCGCCCACAACCCGACACAAATAAATTGCACTGTACATTGCTTTTTGTATCGTTTAGAACTGAAGACCTGGGAGGCGATACCTCTTTTCTCCACTGCACAGGAGCCGACTCATGTACGCGCAACTGGTCGAGACCGGCACCAAGGGTGTCAAGTCGCTCGAAGAGATGTCACCCGAGGAGCGGGCGTTCCAACAGAAGATCGATGACGAGATCAAGATCGAAGCCAAGAACTGGATGCCCGAGGCCTATCGCCAGACGCTGATCCGGCAGATCTCCCAGCATGCCCATTCGGAAATCGTCGGCATGCTGCCCGAGGGCAACTGGGTGACCCGCGCGCCGACCCTCAAGCGCAAGCTGCAGCTGATGGCCAAGATCCAGGACGAAGCCGGCCACGGGCTCTACCTGTACAGCGCCATGGAGACCCTGGGCGCCGACCGTGACGAGGAGATCGCCAAGCTGCACACGGGCAAGGCCAAGTACTCCAGCATCTTCAACTACCCGACGCTGAACTGGGCCGACATGGGCGCGGTGGGCTGGCTGGTGGATGGCGCCGCCATCGTCAACCAGGTGGTCCTGCAGCGCACCTCCTACGGCCCCTATTCCCGCGCCATGATCCGTATCTGCAAGGAGGAGAGCTTCCACCAGCGCCAGGGCTACGAGCTGCTGCTGACGATGATGCGCCAGGGTACCCAGGCCCAGCGGGACATGGTGCAGGACGCCATCAACCGGCTCTGGTGGCCGGCGCTGATGATGTTCGGCCCGAACGACGCGCACTCTCCCAACAGCGCCCAGTCGCTGGCCTGGAAGATCAAGCGGCAGAGCAACGACGAGCTGCGCCAGCGCTTCATCGACCAGACCGTGCCGCAGCTGGAGCTGCTCGGCTGCACCGCGCCCGACCCGGAGCTCCGGTGGAACGAGGCTCGCGGGCATTACGACTTCGGCGCCATCCAGTGGGAGGAATTCTACGAGGTGCTCAAGGGCAACGGCCCCTGCAACGCCGAGCGCCTGGCCACCCGCCGCAACGCCATCGACGGTGGGGCCTGGGTCCGCGAAGCCGCGGTCGCCCACGCCCGCAAGAAACAACAACGCACTAGCGCCGCCTGACCCTGGGAGATCGCCGCCATGGCTGAATGGGCCCTGTTCGAAGTCTTCGTGCGCAGCAAGCACGGTCTCAACCACAAGCACGTCGGCAGCGTCCATGCGGCCGATGCCGCCATGGCCCTGGAGAACGCCCGTGAGCTCTACACCCGGCGCAGTGAGGGCGTGAGCCTCTGGGTGGTGCCCTCGGCGCAGATCACCGCCTCGTCGCCGGACGAGAAGGAGCCCCTCTTCGACCCCGCCGACGACAAGGTCTACCGGCATGCCAGCTTCTATGAGCTGCCCCCTGAAGTCGGCCACATGTGAGCCCTGCCATGAGTGAGCATCACGCCAAGATCGAGTACCTGCTGCGGCTGGCCGACAGCGCCCTGATCCAGGGCCAGCGGCTGTGCGAGTGGTGCGGCCGGGCCCCGGCGCTGGAAGAGGAGCTGGCGCTGATGAACGTCGGCCTGGATCTGGTGGGCCAGGCGCGCAACTGGTACGACTACGCGGCGGAATTGCTGGCCGACGGCCGCGATGCCGATCACCTGGCCTTTCGCCGCGACGAGCGTGCCTTCCGCAATCTGTTGCTGGTCGAGCAACCCAACGGCGACTACGCCGTGACCCTGACGAAGCAGTTCCTCTACGACGCCTGGCACCTGCCCGTGCTGCGCGGCCTGAGCGAGTCCGGCGACGCCCGCATCGCCGGTATCGCCGCCAAGGCGGTCAAGGAAGTCACCTATCATCTGCGTCGCTCCGGCGAATGGGTCGAGCGCCTGGGCGATGGCACCGAAGAGAGTCACGCACGGATGCTGGCTGCCCTGCCCCAGGTCTGGCGCTTTACCGTGGAGCTGACCCAGGGCGACGAGGTGGAGCAGGCGCTGCAGGAGGCAGGTATCGGCCCGGATCCGCTGGCCATTGCCAGCGCCTGGCAAGCGCAGGTCGAGGAGACCTTCGCCCGGGCCACCCTGCCCGTGCCCGCCCCTGCGGTGAACTTCTACCTCAGCGGACGCCGTGGCCTGCACACCGAACACCTGGGCACCCTGCTGGCGGAAATGCAGTTCCTGCAACGAGCCCATCCCGATGCGACCTGGTGAGCTGATCGCCAGCAGTCACGGCGCCCGTCCAGGCACCGCCGCCGACCTCGACCTGGCCTGGCGGGTGCTCGGCGCGGTGATGGATCCCGAGGTGCCGGTTGTCAGCGTGGTCGACCTGGGTATCGTGCGCGACCTGGATTGGCAGCAGGGCCACCTGCATGTGGTGGTGACCCCGACCTACTCCGGCTGCCCGGCCACCGAGGTCATCGAGCAGGACATCCAGCAGGCTCTTGAGACCGCCGGCTTCGCCGCCCCGCGCCTGGAGCGCCGCCTGGACCCGGCCTGGACCACCGACTGGATCACCGCCACCGGCCGCCAGGCGCTGAGCGCCTACGGCATCGCTCCCCCCGCCCCCGGTGGCAGCAAGCGCAGCCTGCTGGGCGAGGCGCCGGAAGTGAGCTGTCCGCAATGCGGCAGCCGCGACACCGAACGGCTGAGCGAATTCGGCTCCACGGCCTGCAAGGCGCTGTATCGCTGCCTGGAATGCCGCGAGCCCTTCGACTACTTCAAGTGCATCTGAGCGGCGGCGCCGCACGAGGTCGACCATGAGCCGATTCCACCGCCTGACCATCCGCGACGTCCGTCCCGAAACCCGCGACGCCGTGTCCATCGCATTCGACATCCCCGCCGAACTGCAGGAACGCTTTCGCTTCACCCAGGGCCAGCACCTGGTGATCCGCACCCGGGTGGAGGGCGAGGAGCTGCGCCGCTCCTACTCGATCTGCAGCGGCGTCAACGATGGCGAGCTGCGGGTGGCCATCAAGCGGGTCAACGGCGGCCGTTTCTCCACCCACGCCAACCAGGCGCTCAAGGTCGGCAGCCAGCTGGATGTCATGCCGCCCGCGGGCCGCTTTCAGACTCCCCTTGATCCCCAGCGCCAGGGCCACTATCTGGCCGTGGCGGCAGGCAGCGGCATCACCCCCATCCTGTCGATCATCAAGACCACCCTGGAAACCGAACCGCTCAGCCAGATCACCCTGCTCTACGGCAATCGCTCGGGCAACGCCGCCCTGTTTCGCGAGCAACTGGAGGACCTGAAGAATCGCTATCTGCAACGCCTGAACCTGATCTTCGTCTTCAGCCGCGAACAACAGGACGTGGACCTCTACAACGGTCGTATCGACGCCGATAAATGCGCGCAGCTGTTCAGTCGCTGGCTGGACGTTCCTTCCCTCACCGCCGCCTTCATCTGCGGTCCCCAGGCGATGACCGAAATGGTACGGACGCAGCTCACCGCCAGGGGCCTGCCAGCTGAGCGCATCCACTTCGAGCTCTTTGCCGCCGCAGGAAGCGAGCGATCGGAGGCGCGTCAGACCATCGAAACCGGCAGCACCGCAACCAGCCAGATCACCGTCATCCACGATGGTCGCGCTCTGGCATTCGATCTGCCACGCAACAGCGCCAGCCTGCTGGACGCCAGCAACGCCCAGGGTGCTGAACTGCCCTATTCCTGCAGGGCGGGCGTCTGCTCCACCTGCAAATGCCGGGTGATCGAGGGTGAGGTGGAAATGGACAGCAACTTCGCCCTGGAGGATTACGAGGTCAAGGCCGGCTATGTGCTCGCCTGCCAGGCCTACCCCCTCAGCGACCGGGTGGTGCTCGACTTCGACCAGCGGTAAACCGTCGCCCAGGGCGAAACCAAGAACGATAACGAGAGCCGCCGCCCCGGTGTCGGACGCGCTCCAGGAGGAGTCCCATGAACAACGCCCCCGTCCTGCAAAGCTTCATTGGCGGCCGCTGGATCGGCCAGCACGGTGCCCAGCCGTTGCGCAGCGCCCTGAATGGTCGACCGGTCGCCCATACCCACGAGGAACGCCTGGACTTCACCGAAGCGCTCCGGCATGGCCGCATCCAGGGGCAGCAGGCGCTGATGGCGCTGGACTTCCAGCAGCGCGCCCAGTGCCTCAAGGCCCTGGGGCTCTATCTGCTGGAACACAAGGAGCGCCTCTACGAGATCAGCCGCCACACCGGCGCGACCCGCGCGGACAGCTGGATCGATGTGGAGGGCGGCGCCAGCACCCTCTTCGCCTACGCCGGCCTCGGCCGCCGCGAGCTGCCCTCCGGCAACCTCATTCACGAAGGCCCGGCCTTCCCCCTGGGCAAGGCCGGGCATTTCGCCGGCACCCATATCCTGGTCCCCCGCGGGGGCCTGGCGGTGCATATCAATGCCTTCAACTTCCCCATCTGGGGCATGCTGGAGAAATTCGCACCCAGCTTTCTCGCCGCCATGCCCTGCATCATCAAGCCGGCCACTGCTACCAGCTACGTGACCGAAGCGGCTGTGCGCCTGATGCAGGAATCCGGTCTGCTGCCCTCCGGCAGTCTGCAACTCATCATCGGCAGCACCGGCGACCTGCTGGATCAGCTGCAAGGCCAGGACGTGGTCACCTTCACCGGCTCGGCGGACACCGCTGCCCGGCTGCGGGTCACGCCCAACCTGATCCAGCGTTCGATCCCCTTCAACGCCGAGGCGGATTCGCTGAACTGCGCCATCCTCGCCCCTGACGTCACACCCGACGATGAGGAATTCGAGCTCTTCGTCCGCGAGGTAGCGCGCGAGATGACCGCCAAGGCCGGGCAGAAATGCACTGCCATTCGCCGCGCCATCGTCCCCAGCCAGCATCTCGATGCCGTGGCCGAACGCCTGAGCGCCCGCCTGGCCAAGCTGGTGATCGGCGATCCGGCGGTGGAAGGCGTGAAGATGGGCGCCCTGGCGTCCCACGCCCAACAAGCCGATGTGGCCGAGCGCGTGCAGGCCCTGCTCGCCTCCAGCGAGCTCATCCATGGCGCCCGCGACGGCTTCGAGCCCCGTGGCGACGGCGTGCGGGACGGCGCCTTCTTCGCCCCGACCCTGTTGCGCAGCCGCGATCCCCATGCCCCCGGCGGCGCCCATGACATCGAAGCCTTCGGTCCGGTCAGCACCCTGATGGGCTACGCCGATCTGGACGAAGCCCTGGTGCTGGCGGCCCGCGGCCAGGGCAGCCTGGTAGCTACCCTGGTCACCCGCGCGCCACAGATCGCCGCGCGGATGGCACCGACCATGGCCGCCCTGCATGGCCGCCTGCATATCCTTGACCGTGAAGCCGCCGCCGAATCCACCGGCCACGGCTCCCCGCTGCCCATGCTCAAGCATGGCGGCCCCGGTCGCGCCGGTGGTGGTGAAGAGCTGGGCGGCCTGCGCGCGGTAAAGCACTATCTGCAACGCGCCGCAGTCCAGGGCTCCCCGACCATGCTCATGGGTATCACCGGCGAGTACGTCCGCGGCGCCGTCCTGCACGAAGGCGAGGTTCATCCCTTCCGCCACCACTTCGACGACCTGCGGATCGGTGAATCCCTGCTTACCCATAGACGCACGGTGACCGAAGCCGATCTGGTCAACTTCGGCTGCCTGTCGGGCGATCACTTCTACATGCACTTCGATGAACTGGCCGCGCGGCAATCGCAATTCGGCAAGCGCATCGCCCATGGCTACTTCGTACTCTCCGCCGCGGCCGGGCTGTTCGTTTCTCCCGGCGTCGGCCCGGTGCTGGCCAACTACGGCCTGGACACCCTGCGCTTCGTCAATCCGGTCGGCATCGGCGACACCATCCAGGCCCGCCTCACCTGCAAGCGCAAGATCGACCAGGGCAAGCTGAGTCCTCTAGGTGAGCCCCAGGGCGTGGTCGCCTGGGATGTCGAGGTCACCAATCAGGACCAGGTGCTGGTGGCGAGCTACGACATCCTGACGCTGGTCGCGAAGCGCGCTGACCTGGCGCCTGCCGGCTGAATTGTCAGCAGGCCTTTTCTACAGGCACAAAAAAAGCTGCCCTAGGGCAGCTTCTCTTGCGTCGTTCGGGCAGTTCAGAGGACCCGGAACGACTTCTATATGGCGCAGCGGACGGGACTCGAACCCGCGACCCCCGGCGTGACAGGCCGGTATTCTAACCGACTGAACTACCGCTGCGCATTGCGTGTACCTTGCGGAACACTTCCCGAAGAGTTTGGTGGCTGATGACGGGATCGAACCGCCGACCCCCTGCGTGTGATGCAGGTGCTCTCCCAGCTGAGCTAATCAGCCATCCCCTTCGGGTGACGCGCATTCTGCTCGTAGCCCCTTGATCCGTCAAGGATTTTTCCAATTTATTTTTTCTGCTCGCGACTATTCGACGTAGATCATCTTGCGCGTCATGCCCCCATCCAGCGTGATGGCTTCACCACTGATGAAGCCGGCATTACCACCCAGCAGCCAGGCCACGCAGGCCGCCACGTCTTCCACCGTCCCCACCCGCCCAACCGGATGCTGCTCGTGATCGGTAGCGGACAACGGCTCGGCGTCCCGGACATGGGGATCCCGTGCATCGATCCAGCCGGGACAGAGGGCGTTCACCCGCACCTCCGGCCCGAGGCTGATCGCCAGTGCATGGGTCAGCGCCAGTAGCCCGCCCTTGCTGGCGGCATAGGCTTCGCTGTGCGGCTCGGATTGCTGAGCGCGAGTCGAGGCGATATTGACGATGGCGCCCTGCTGCTCGCGCAGATAGGGCGCGCAATGCTTGGCCATCAGCATGGGGCCGTCCAGATTCACCCCCAGCACCCGACGCCATTCGCCCAGCGCCAGGCTTTCCAGCGGCTGGCCTTGAGCGCTGGCGAGGCCGGCATTGTTGACCAGGGCATCCAGTCGCCCGAACTGGCCGATCACCTGGGCAACGGCGGACTCGACCTGGGTCTCGTCGGCCACGTCCACCGCCACGAACCAGGCACGATCACCCAGGGCAGCGGCCACCTTGGCGCCACGCTCCTGCTCGACGTCAGCCACCACCACACGCCAGCCCTCGGCCACCAGCCAGGCGGCAATGCCCAGAC includes these proteins:
- the paaZ gene encoding phenylacetic acid degradation bifunctional protein PaaZ, giving the protein MNNAPVLQSFIGGRWIGQHGAQPLRSALNGRPVAHTHEERLDFTEALRHGRIQGQQALMALDFQQRAQCLKALGLYLLEHKERLYEISRHTGATRADSWIDVEGGASTLFAYAGLGRRELPSGNLIHEGPAFPLGKAGHFAGTHILVPRGGLAVHINAFNFPIWGMLEKFAPSFLAAMPCIIKPATATSYVTEAAVRLMQESGLLPSGSLQLIIGSTGDLLDQLQGQDVVTFTGSADTAARLRVTPNLIQRSIPFNAEADSLNCAILAPDVTPDDEEFELFVREVAREMTAKAGQKCTAIRRAIVPSQHLDAVAERLSARLAKLVIGDPAVEGVKMGALASHAQQADVAERVQALLASSELIHGARDGFEPRGDGVRDGAFFAPTLLRSRDPHAPGGAHDIEAFGPVSTLMGYADLDEALVLAARGQGSLVATLVTRAPQIAARMAPTMAALHGRLHILDREAAAESTGHGSPLPMLKHGGPGRAGGGEELGGLRAVKHYLQRAAVQGSPTMLMGITGEYVRGAVLHEGEVHPFRHHFDDLRIGESLLTHRRTVTEADLVNFGCLSGDHFYMHFDELAARQSQFGKRIAHGYFVLSAAAGLFVSPGVGPVLANYGLDTLRFVNPVGIGDTIQARLTCKRKIDQGKLSPLGEPQGVVAWDVEVTNQDQVLVASYDILTLVAKRADLAPAG
- a CDS encoding SDR family oxidoreductase — encoded protein: MSLTFAPVELRVALVTGAARGIGLGIAAWLVAEGWRVVVADVEQERGAKVAAALGDRAWFVAVDVADETQVESAVAQVIGQFGRLDALVNNAGLASAQGQPLESLALGEWRRVLGVNLDGPMLMAKHCAPYLREQQGAIVNIASTRAQQSEPHSEAYAASKGGLLALTHALAISLGPEVRVNALCPGWIDARDPHVRDAEPLSATDHEQHPVGRVGTVEDVAACVAWLLGGNAGFISGEAITLDGGMTRKMIYVE